One region of Pseudoalteromonas galatheae genomic DNA includes:
- a CDS encoding response regulator, with product MKNKNMSLINKVKNRYIGALLAMAILLSMAMGVMQYLLYQQSQDARVINIAGMQRMLSQRIALFSAQEDKRDSEALRQAIDKFESNHDFLTKIERGEAVYLNEALEVFYYQGPVQLDVQSKAFITLARSQLQQPAPQLVAQIFIASQHLLPNLDNAVTLFEQHARSKTEMVRKIELLIWLLGLLLLLIEAKFIFRPMAREIAEALDKLEAARKLADDALHSKSRFLARVSHELRTPLQAIQGYLDEYLNNKDSQQLQHVKNAANQLDVLLYSVQDFNNLSEQEVVIERHRVALRALIKSACIAFQLTAHKKSLAFNLALSNELDVTCYCDGKRVSWLISELVNNATKFTEYGSIQVFADLIVDENVSFLEFVVEDTGPGFDYQLLRESMHSEHFQGTQLGLKRCQLLSSALGGRLDFIAKEPAGTRATLRVPIEIDSQQAPARKAEQVSAHILLVEDNLLNARVIEKMLQPVAKRVTHVEHGGHALEVYEVGKFDIVLMDLNMPVMSGFEATQRIRALDPIVPILVVTANTNVEDLDKIYALGATAHLYKPLQPDVLHNKVTLLLDECGDLVSS from the coding sequence ATGAAAAACAAAAATATGTCGTTAATAAATAAAGTTAAAAATCGTTATATCGGGGCATTATTAGCTATGGCTATTTTGTTATCGATGGCGATGGGGGTAATGCAGTATCTACTGTATCAACAGAGCCAAGACGCACGGGTAATTAATATTGCAGGTATGCAGCGGATGTTGTCTCAGCGTATCGCACTTTTTAGTGCACAAGAGGATAAAAGAGATAGTGAAGCACTGCGCCAAGCGATTGACAAATTTGAGAGTAATCATGACTTTTTAACCAAAATAGAGCGTGGTGAGGCGGTTTATTTAAATGAAGCCCTCGAAGTATTTTACTATCAAGGACCTGTGCAGTTAGATGTTCAGAGTAAAGCTTTTATTACCTTGGCAAGGTCACAATTACAGCAACCAGCTCCTCAATTAGTGGCGCAAATTTTTATCGCATCTCAGCACTTACTTCCAAATCTTGATAATGCCGTTACACTGTTCGAGCAGCACGCGCGAAGTAAAACAGAGATGGTGAGGAAAATAGAGCTGTTAATTTGGCTGCTTGGACTGTTGCTATTGCTTATCGAAGCCAAGTTTATATTTCGCCCAATGGCGCGAGAAATAGCTGAAGCACTTGACAAATTAGAGGCGGCAAGAAAGCTTGCCGACGATGCATTACACTCAAAATCACGATTTTTAGCGCGTGTCAGTCACGAGCTAAGAACGCCATTGCAGGCCATTCAGGGGTATCTGGATGAATACCTAAATAATAAAGATTCTCAGCAATTACAACATGTGAAAAATGCAGCAAATCAATTGGACGTATTACTTTATTCCGTTCAAGACTTTAATAACCTTTCCGAGCAAGAGGTTGTAATTGAGCGCCATCGGGTCGCGTTGCGCGCACTAATAAAGTCAGCCTGTATTGCCTTTCAATTAACCGCACACAAGAAATCTCTCGCTTTTAATCTGGCGTTAAGTAACGAGTTAGATGTGACTTGTTACTGTGACGGTAAGCGTGTTAGTTGGTTAATCAGTGAATTGGTCAATAATGCAACTAAGTTTACCGAATATGGCAGTATTCAGGTGTTTGCAGATCTCATTGTGGATGAAAATGTGTCATTTTTAGAGTTTGTAGTTGAAGATACTGGACCTGGGTTTGACTATCAGCTGTTACGAGAATCTATGCATAGCGAGCACTTTCAAGGCACGCAATTAGGGCTTAAGCGTTGCCAATTACTTTCATCAGCGCTTGGCGGCCGATTAGATTTTATTGCGAAAGAGCCTGCTGGCACGAGAGCAACTCTGAGAGTCCCCATTGAAATTGACAGTCAACAAGCACCTGCTCGTAAGGCGGAGCAGGTGTCAGCTCATATTTTATTGGTGGAAGATAATTTACTAAATGCTCGCGTGATTGAAAAAATGCTTCAGCCCGTAGCTAAACGAGTAACGCATGTTGAACACGGTGGGCATGCCCTTGAAGTATATGAAGTGGGTAAGTTCGATATTGTGCTAATGGATTTAAATATGCCAGTAATGAGTGGCTTTGAAGCCACTCAGCGTATAAGAGCGCTAGATCCAATCGTTCCTATTCTGGTTGTTACAGCAAATACTAATGTAGAGGATTTGGATAAAATTTATGCACTTGGGGCAACGGCTCATTTGTATAAGCCGTTGCAGCCTGATGTGCTGCATAACAAAGTGACGTTGTTATTGGACGAGTGTGGAGACTTAGTCTCGTCTTAA
- a CDS encoding DUF4097 family beta strand repeat-containing protein, with amino-acid sequence MKKLALVVALTAVAITAQAQESKTITASFPSNNLAELEVDIAVGKIDLQTYNGNTIEVDILVEPKESDSWFGKPDVSEATLTSDTSGDKLSLEIKSDDYELSWQVKVPVSLALDVEVGVGRIDIQDLNNSADLEVGVGKIKIETTASDFKKVSLDSGVGKTKMSGFGNVETSEKSMIGSTTDYRGQGPYSIDAEVGVGNIRLRRD; translated from the coding sequence ATGAAAAAATTAGCGTTAGTTGTAGCATTAACTGCTGTGGCAATCACTGCACAAGCACAAGAGTCAAAAACCATTACAGCCTCATTTCCAAGTAATAACCTAGCCGAGTTGGAAGTGGATATTGCCGTGGGCAAAATCGACCTACAAACCTACAATGGCAACACCATAGAGGTCGACATTTTGGTTGAACCGAAAGAATCAGACAGTTGGTTTGGTAAACCAGATGTGAGTGAGGCCACCCTGACCAGCGACACATCTGGGGACAAATTATCACTCGAGATCAAGTCTGATGATTACGAACTATCTTGGCAAGTTAAGGTACCGGTCAGTCTGGCCTTAGATGTAGAGGTTGGTGTTGGCAGAATTGATATTCAAGATCTTAATAATTCTGCTGATTTAGAGGTAGGCGTAGGGAAAATAAAGATTGAGACTACCGCCAGCGACTTCAAAAAGGTGTCGTTAGATTCAGGTGTTGGTAAAACGAAAATGTCAGGTTTTGGCAACGTAGAAACCTCCGAAAAAAGTATGATTGGTTCAACAACAGACTATCGTGGTCAGGGTCCGTATTCTATCGATGCAGAAGTCGGTGTAGGAAATATCCGGTTAAGACGAGACTAA
- a CDS encoding TraB/GumN family protein, which translates to MVKVFSPLLFVYLCLSFFSNLANAEVGLWKIEKNNKTSYLFGTVHVGDKHMQGLPTKVKSAIASSDRVMVEVNLEALSPFAIQQRSMPFMLLKSNQTLKDQLSAEVYQKLQDYFSKKQIDIALFERYKPWAVMITMLQLEYQKLGFTDTNGIDKQVIAYANEKKIPIGEFETLEYQLEMFSQLSIHSDAMLKETFAQMSDLNTYFLDLVSAWRSGDLEKLSHYYQVSFADDKYGKLAEQLMIIERNNNWIEMLKKQLPNESTFIAVGALHLVEKYGLVEQLKNNGYSVTRL; encoded by the coding sequence ATGGTTAAAGTATTTTCACCATTGTTATTTGTTTATCTTTGCTTAAGCTTTTTCAGTAATCTCGCCAACGCAGAAGTTGGCCTATGGAAAATAGAAAAAAACAACAAAACGTCGTACTTATTTGGTACCGTGCACGTCGGTGACAAACATATGCAAGGTTTACCGACCAAGGTAAAAAGCGCCATTGCGAGCAGTGATAGGGTCATGGTTGAAGTGAACTTAGAGGCACTTTCTCCATTTGCAATCCAACAGCGCTCAATGCCATTTATGTTGTTAAAAAGCAACCAAACACTAAAAGACCAACTCTCTGCAGAAGTCTATCAGAAACTACAAGATTACTTTTCCAAAAAGCAAATAGATATCGCCTTATTTGAACGCTACAAGCCATGGGCTGTTATGATAACTATGCTACAACTGGAATATCAAAAACTTGGATTTACCGATACCAATGGCATCGATAAACAAGTAATAGCCTATGCAAACGAAAAGAAGATCCCAATTGGTGAATTTGAAACCTTAGAATATCAGCTTGAAATGTTCAGTCAGCTGAGTATTCATAGTGACGCTATGCTCAAGGAAACATTTGCACAGATGTCAGATTTGAATACCTACTTCTTGGATTTAGTTTCCGCATGGCGAAGCGGCGATTTAGAAAAGTTATCCCATTACTATCAGGTAAGCTTTGCGGATGATAAGTACGGCAAATTAGCTGAACAATTGATGATCATTGAGCGCAACAATAACTGGATCGAAATGCTAAAAAAACAACTCCCTAATGAATCAACATTTATTGCCGTTGGTGCATTACATCTCGTTGAAAAATATGGCCTTGTTGAGCAGCTTAAAAATAATGGCTACTCAGTCACCCGGCTATAA
- the ilvG gene encoding acetolactate synthase 2 catalytic subunit: MSNSTTGAQLVIKVLEEQGVKHVFGYPGGAIMPIYDALYGAPVKHYLTRHEQGAGFAAVGYARSTGKLGVCFATSGPGATNLITALADAMMDSVPLLAITGQVPTAAIGSDAFQEVDVLGMSLSCTKHSYMVERAEDLAEVLQEAMYLAQSGRPGPVLVDIPKDIQLAKVPFHPFAAPQDEQPKVSQTEVAKANQLLCDAKRPVAYIGGGVQSADAQSQLMQFLEKTHMPAVSTLKALGSVTPDYDYDLGMLGMHGTQAANLAVQQCDLLVCIGARFDDRVTGNLAKFAAGAKVIHLDIDPAEVGKRKPAAASLIADLKQSLPQLECVVTNSEWLETIEALQRQHAWRYDYPGEKVFAPYLLNQLSQKLPNTAVVCCDVGQHQMWVAQHMKFSHPSNHLSSGGAGTMGFGLPAAIGAQIARPDNTVITVSGDGSIMMNIQELATIRRNNLPVKILILDNQRLGMVRQWQQLFFDGRYSETDLSDNPDFVSLAAVFGIPGQTITHANQVDDAVDAIVNAQGPYILHACIDDKENVWPLVPPGAANDEMMTESLS; this comes from the coding sequence ATGAGCAATTCAACAACCGGCGCACAACTTGTTATCAAGGTGCTAGAAGAGCAAGGCGTTAAACACGTATTTGGTTATCCTGGTGGTGCCATCATGCCCATTTATGACGCTTTGTATGGCGCGCCAGTTAAGCACTACTTGACTCGCCATGAGCAAGGTGCTGGTTTTGCTGCTGTTGGGTATGCTCGCAGTACAGGTAAGCTTGGGGTTTGTTTTGCCACATCTGGACCTGGCGCTACAAATCTTATCACCGCACTTGCTGATGCCATGATGGATTCAGTTCCGCTACTGGCTATCACTGGGCAAGTGCCGACCGCTGCTATCGGTTCGGATGCCTTTCAAGAGGTGGATGTACTGGGCATGTCTTTGTCGTGTACAAAGCACAGCTACATGGTTGAGCGAGCGGAAGACTTGGCTGAAGTATTACAAGAAGCCATGTACTTAGCGCAGTCTGGGCGACCCGGTCCGGTGTTGGTCGATATTCCTAAAGATATCCAGTTAGCTAAAGTACCTTTTCATCCTTTTGCTGCGCCACAAGACGAACAGCCGAAGGTTTCGCAAACTGAAGTAGCAAAAGCCAATCAACTATTATGTGACGCTAAACGACCGGTTGCTTACATTGGCGGTGGCGTGCAAAGCGCTGATGCACAGTCACAGCTGATGCAATTTTTAGAAAAAACCCATATGCCGGCCGTATCGACGCTAAAAGCTTTGGGCAGCGTAACGCCAGATTATGATTATGACTTAGGAATGCTAGGTATGCACGGTACTCAAGCGGCGAACCTGGCGGTTCAGCAATGTGACTTGTTGGTATGTATCGGGGCGCGATTTGATGACCGTGTAACGGGGAATTTGGCAAAGTTTGCTGCAGGGGCAAAGGTGATCCATTTAGATATCGACCCTGCAGAAGTGGGTAAACGAAAACCCGCAGCCGCTTCGCTTATTGCAGACTTAAAACAGTCATTGCCGCAACTTGAGTGCGTGGTTACGAATAGCGAATGGCTAGAGACCATCGAAGCACTGCAACGTCAACATGCGTGGCGTTATGACTACCCTGGCGAAAAAGTATTTGCACCGTATTTGTTAAATCAACTGAGCCAAAAGCTACCCAATACAGCGGTAGTTTGCTGCGATGTAGGCCAACATCAAATGTGGGTAGCGCAGCACATGAAATTCAGTCATCCAAGCAATCACTTAAGTAGTGGTGGTGCAGGCACGATGGGATTTGGCTTACCAGCTGCAATCGGTGCACAGATAGCACGTCCAGATAACACTGTGATCACGGTATCTGGCGATGGCTCCATCATGATGAATATTCAAGAGTTGGCAACCATCCGCCGTAATAACCTGCCCGTTAAGATATTGATATTAGACAACCAAAGGCTGGGCATGGTGAGGCAGTGGCAGCAACTCTTTTTTGACGGTCGTTACAGTGAAACCGACCTATCAGACAATCCTGATTTTGTCTCATTGGCTGCCGTGTTCGGTATTCCTGGACAGACAATTACTCATGCAAACCAAGTAGATGATGCCGTTGACGCCATAGTGAATGCGCAAGGGCCCTATATTTTACATGCTTGTATCGACGATAAAGAAAACGTATGGCCGCTTGTTCCACCTGGTGCTGCCAATGATGAAATGATGACGGAGAGCCTTTCATGA
- the ilvM gene encoding acetolactate synthase 2 small subunit: MKHHLTVAVKQQSIAVERFLRVARHRGFRLTNLELQGQDDLFHVKMTVDSDKPIYLLTSQLSKLVEVQAVDLHTLQKQAI, translated from the coding sequence ATGAAACACCATTTAACCGTTGCAGTAAAACAACAGAGCATCGCAGTGGAGCGCTTTTTACGCGTAGCCAGACATCGCGGATTTCGCTTAACGAATTTGGAATTACAAGGTCAAGATGACTTATTCCACGTCAAAATGACGGTAGATAGTGACAAACCTATCTATTTATTAACCTCACAACTGAGTAAGCTAGTAGAAGTGCAAGCGGTTGACTTGCATACACTACAGAAACAGGCAATTTAG
- a CDS encoding branched-chain amino acid transaminase, with amino-acid sequence MTQTSEVIWHNGEMVPYFQATTHVLSHALHYGSSVFEGIRAYDTPNGPAVFRLTDHIQRLFDSAKIYRMEIPFTQEEVIAACKETIRANDFTNAYLRPFAFLGHVGLGLNPKSHRADMTVAAMEWGAYLGEEGLAQGVDVCVSSWSRLAPNTMPTAAKAGGNYLSSQLISGEAKRNGYVEGIALDVNGYLSEGAGENLFVVKKGVLYTPPTTACILPGLTRDTIIHLAKKRGYEVREEPIAREALYLADEFFMVGTAAEVVPVRSVDKITVGNGGRGPITEELQQAYFALVKGQADDENGWLEYVNE; translated from the coding sequence ATGACACAAACATCAGAAGTAATTTGGCATAACGGTGAAATGGTTCCTTATTTTCAAGCGACCACTCATGTGCTTAGTCATGCTTTACATTATGGCAGCTCAGTTTTTGAAGGGATCCGTGCTTACGATACGCCAAATGGTCCAGCTGTTTTCCGCTTAACCGATCATATTCAGCGCCTCTTTGATTCTGCGAAGATCTACCGTATGGAAATTCCTTTTACCCAAGAGGAAGTAATTGCAGCGTGTAAAGAGACGATCCGTGCAAATGACTTTACCAATGCTTACCTTCGTCCATTTGCATTTTTGGGTCATGTAGGCCTTGGTTTAAATCCGAAATCACACCGTGCAGACATGACTGTCGCTGCGATGGAATGGGGGGCGTACCTTGGTGAAGAAGGCTTAGCGCAAGGTGTTGATGTGTGTGTTTCTTCTTGGAGCCGCCTTGCACCAAACACCATGCCTACAGCGGCTAAAGCGGGTGGTAACTATTTATCTTCACAGCTTATTTCAGGTGAGGCGAAGCGTAATGGTTATGTCGAAGGGATCGCGCTTGATGTTAATGGTTATCTGAGCGAAGGTGCTGGTGAGAACTTATTCGTTGTGAAAAAAGGCGTGCTTTACACCCCGCCAACCACAGCTTGTATTCTACCTGGTCTTACGCGCGACACTATCATCCATTTGGCGAAAAAACGCGGTTATGAAGTACGTGAAGAGCCGATCGCTCGCGAAGCGCTTTATCTTGCTGATGAGTTCTTTATGGTTGGTACCGCAGCGGAAGTAGTACCTGTTCGCAGCGTAGATAAAATTACGGTGGGTAATGGTGGTAGAGGTCCAATTACGGAAGAGTTACAGCAGGCATATTTCGCTTTGGTTAAAGGTCAAGCTGATGATGAAAATGGCTGGTTAGAGTACGTAAACGAATAA
- the ilvD gene encoding dihydroxy-acid dehydratase, which produces MAKLRSKTTTEGRQRAGARALWRATGMTDSDFHKPIVAVVNSYTQFVPGHVHLNQLSALMADAITEAGGVPREFNTIAIDDGIAMGHGGMLYSLPSRDLIADSVEYMVNAHCADAMVCISNCDKITPGMLLAALRLNIPVIFVSGGPMEAGKTRLADIDLKLDLVDAMVKGADPTVSDEDSEQVERSACPTCGSCSGMFTANSMNCLLEALGLALPGNGTTLATHKDRQQLYLGAAKRIMALCDEYYGKDNEQVLPRNIANQAAFMNAMTLDIAMGGSSNTVLHLLAAAQEGFVDFDMNDIDRLSRSTPFLCKVAPATQQYHIEDVHRAGGIMAILNELARGDKLDLSVGHVAGGNLGEVIARWNAADRDNERAQTFYRAGPAGIRTTQAMSQEYRWDELDLDREGGCIRSIEHAFRQDGGLAVLKGNLAPDGCIVKSAGVADEMLRFTGPAVVFESQDDAVEGILGGQVKKGDVVIIRYEGPKGGPGMQEMLYPTSYLKSMGLDKDCALLTDGRFSGGTSGLSIGHASPEAASGGNLALVENGDVVAIDIYNRSIDVKLDDTELALRHEKQLARGKDAYKPVNRERYVSPALKAYALLATSADKGAVRDLQKLEELG; this is translated from the coding sequence ATGGCTAAATTACGGAGCAAGACAACTACTGAGGGCAGGCAACGCGCGGGCGCTCGTGCATTGTGGCGAGCAACAGGAATGACGGACAGTGACTTCCATAAACCGATCGTTGCGGTCGTGAATTCATATACCCAATTTGTTCCGGGTCATGTTCACCTCAATCAACTTAGCGCATTGATGGCTGATGCGATAACAGAAGCAGGCGGCGTACCTCGCGAATTTAATACTATTGCTATTGATGATGGTATCGCCATGGGTCACGGCGGTATGCTTTACTCGCTTCCGTCTCGAGACTTAATTGCTGATTCGGTAGAGTACATGGTTAACGCTCATTGTGCCGATGCTATGGTCTGTATTTCTAACTGCGACAAGATCACCCCTGGTATGCTACTTGCGGCACTGCGGTTGAATATTCCGGTGATCTTTGTTTCCGGCGGCCCGATGGAAGCGGGAAAAACCCGTTTAGCGGATATCGATTTAAAGTTGGATCTTGTCGACGCTATGGTGAAAGGTGCAGATCCGACGGTGAGTGATGAAGACTCTGAGCAAGTAGAGCGCTCTGCTTGTCCTACTTGTGGTTCGTGTTCAGGCATGTTTACTGCCAATTCCATGAACTGTCTTTTAGAAGCGCTGGGCTTAGCCTTGCCTGGTAACGGTACAACACTAGCGACACACAAAGACCGCCAACAGCTGTATTTAGGCGCAGCAAAGCGCATCATGGCTTTATGTGATGAGTACTATGGTAAAGACAATGAGCAAGTGCTGCCACGCAACATTGCTAACCAAGCCGCATTTATGAACGCCATGACATTAGATATCGCGATGGGCGGTTCATCCAATACCGTACTGCATTTATTGGCGGCAGCACAAGAGGGCTTTGTCGATTTTGATATGAATGACATAGACCGCTTATCTCGTAGTACACCCTTTTTATGTAAAGTTGCTCCGGCAACACAACAGTATCACATTGAAGATGTTCACCGTGCTGGCGGCATTATGGCCATCCTTAACGAGCTGGCCAGAGGCGATAAATTAGACTTGTCGGTAGGGCATGTGGCTGGCGGAAATCTAGGTGAAGTTATCGCGCGCTGGAATGCCGCAGACCGTGATAACGAACGGGCACAAACTTTCTATCGTGCGGGGCCTGCAGGGATCCGCACCACCCAAGCTATGAGCCAAGAGTATCGCTGGGATGAGCTCGATTTAGACCGTGAAGGCGGCTGTATTCGCTCCATTGAGCATGCCTTTAGGCAAGATGGCGGCCTTGCAGTATTGAAAGGTAACTTAGCGCCTGATGGTTGTATCGTGAAAAGTGCCGGGGTGGCCGATGAAATGCTGCGCTTTACAGGGCCTGCTGTAGTATTTGAATCTCAAGACGATGCCGTCGAGGGAATACTGGGTGGTCAAGTTAAGAAAGGTGATGTAGTGATCATTCGCTACGAAGGGCCTAAAGGTGGTCCAGGTATGCAAGAAATGCTGTACCCAACTAGCTATCTTAAATCGATGGGGCTAGATAAAGACTGCGCTTTACTTACCGATGGTCGTTTTTCTGGCGGTACTTCAGGACTTTCTATTGGCCATGCGTCACCAGAGGCTGCCAGTGGTGGCAATCTGGCGCTGGTTGAAAACGGCGATGTTGTCGCTATCGACATCTATAACCGCAGTATTGACGTTAAACTGGACGACACCGAGTTGGCGCTGCGCCATGAAAAGCAACTAGCCCGAGGTAAAGACGCGTACAAACCAGTTAACAGAGAACGTTATGTGAGTCCCGCGCTAAAAGCTTATGCACTGCTTGCAACGAGTGCAGACAAAGGCGCGGTACGTGACTTACAAAAACTAGAGGAGTTAGGCTAG
- the ilvA gene encoding threonine ammonia-lyase, biosynthetic, with translation MVSQELDYFRAIIQANVAPLVEITQVNQLEQMSAQLGNQIWLKREDQQPVYSFKLRGAYNKLRQLPKGSRVYTASAGNHAQGVALSATHLGQHATIVMPVTTPEIKVNAVRKLGGEVILHGHHFDAAKQYALDLCEAQNGVFVPPFDDKDVIIGQGTVARELIQQLDELDVVFIPVGGGGLLAGMAVYLKSLRPDIRIIGVEAEDSACLKAALEAGKPVELERVGGFADGVAVKLIGTETFRLAQKFCDEVVTVNADEICAAVQDIFVETRATAEPSGALSTAGLKKWLTQTGEKGLSVAAILSGANLNFDRLRYIAERTALGAKHEALLGVTIPEEKGSFKRFCHSLGGRAITEFNYRYAGCGEAQIFVGVGLRNGQQELTELTASLHQNGYLFDDLSDNELAKLHVRYMVGGKPPSVMNERLLRFEFPEYPGALARFLDMLGCNWNITLFHYRNHGAAQGNVLAAFEVELSDYERFDEHLAKLAYQFQEETDNPCFTRFLHGEQLQKQKAG, from the coding sequence ATGGTTTCCCAAGAGCTTGATTACTTTAGAGCCATTATTCAGGCGAATGTGGCACCGCTCGTCGAGATTACGCAAGTGAATCAATTAGAGCAAATGTCAGCCCAGCTTGGTAACCAAATTTGGCTGAAAAGAGAGGACCAACAGCCGGTCTATTCTTTCAAATTGCGCGGTGCGTATAACAAGCTCCGCCAGTTGCCGAAAGGATCGCGGGTGTATACCGCTTCTGCGGGTAATCATGCTCAAGGGGTTGCACTAAGTGCGACACATCTAGGTCAGCACGCTACCATTGTAATGCCTGTGACTACGCCAGAGATCAAGGTCAACGCGGTTCGTAAGCTCGGTGGTGAGGTGATCTTACACGGCCATCACTTTGATGCGGCAAAGCAGTACGCGCTAGATCTTTGTGAAGCGCAAAATGGTGTTTTTGTCCCGCCATTTGATGATAAAGATGTGATTATCGGCCAAGGTACGGTGGCGCGAGAGTTAATTCAGCAACTTGATGAACTAGACGTCGTATTTATTCCCGTAGGAGGTGGTGGTTTGCTTGCGGGAATGGCAGTGTATTTGAAGTCACTTCGTCCTGATATCCGTATTATTGGAGTAGAAGCTGAGGACAGCGCATGCCTTAAAGCCGCGCTTGAAGCTGGAAAGCCCGTGGAACTTGAGCGAGTCGGTGGTTTTGCGGACGGCGTGGCGGTAAAGCTTATTGGTACAGAAACTTTTCGGTTAGCACAAAAGTTTTGCGACGAAGTCGTTACGGTTAATGCCGATGAAATTTGTGCGGCGGTTCAAGATATTTTTGTTGAGACGAGAGCAACTGCAGAGCCTTCCGGTGCGTTATCAACCGCGGGTTTGAAGAAATGGCTCACGCAAACGGGTGAAAAGGGGCTGAGTGTTGCGGCTATCTTGTCAGGCGCTAATTTAAACTTCGATCGGTTGAGGTATATCGCCGAAAGAACGGCGCTAGGTGCTAAACATGAAGCATTGCTCGGGGTGACTATCCCTGAAGAGAAAGGCAGCTTTAAGCGTTTTTGTCACTCTCTTGGTGGTAGAGCAATCACTGAGTTTAACTACCGCTATGCCGGCTGTGGCGAAGCGCAAATTTTTGTTGGTGTTGGGCTTAGAAATGGTCAGCAAGAGCTAACTGAGTTGACTGCCTCGTTGCATCAAAATGGCTACCTGTTTGATGACTTATCAGATAACGAGTTGGCAAAGTTACATGTGAGGTATATGGTAGGCGGCAAACCGCCGAGCGTCATGAATGAACGTTTGTTACGGTTTGAATTTCCTGAATACCCAGGCGCATTAGCGCGCTTTTTAGACATGTTAGGCTGTAATTGGAATATTACTTTATTTCATTATCGCAATCACGGCGCGGCACAAGGTAATGTGTTGGCCGCTTTTGAAGTAGAGCTTAGTGATTATGAGCGCTTTGATGAACATCTTGCAAAGTTAGCGTATCAGTTTCAAGAAGAAACAGATAACCCGTGTTTTACGCGTTTTTTGCATGGTGAGCAACTGCAAAAGCAAAAGGCTGGATGA
- a CDS encoding ABC transporter substrate-binding protein translates to MFHYYAALSLLLFSIQAAALEKVTLQLKWTHQFQFAGYYMAKEKGFYHKEGLDVHILPADPNNPNVDFRVLYGQAQFGVFHSGLLKQRLSGKPFVALAAILQSSPYCWMVKADSDIYVPRDFQGKRLSHLGHTENGELLMMLQRAGVNTQNMRLYSGDEPLKDFIAGKFDAMQVYSTNEPYAVQQSGIATREICPKQFALNVYADILFTTEAILENRPDLVKRFRRASLKGWRYAMLHLEESLAVTKARYATQKSMAQLAFEAEKLREFIKVANIPIGKMSTAKWQWIAQLYHLNISQFHEHKARFIYSEVKNEQSNLSWALIIAAILTLVCIPMYIHLIFSRKYHQQLR, encoded by the coding sequence ATGTTTCACTACTATGCTGCGTTATCGCTTCTCTTATTTAGCATACAGGCTGCTGCCCTTGAAAAAGTCACCTTACAGTTAAAGTGGACGCATCAATTTCAGTTTGCGGGCTACTATATGGCAAAAGAAAAGGGGTTTTACCATAAGGAAGGATTAGATGTTCATATTCTTCCTGCCGATCCCAATAACCCTAATGTTGATTTTCGTGTGTTATATGGCCAAGCACAGTTTGGTGTGTTTCACTCGGGCCTACTTAAACAAAGACTTAGTGGCAAACCCTTTGTAGCGCTTGCAGCCATATTGCAGTCTTCTCCTTATTGCTGGATGGTGAAGGCGGACAGTGATATTTATGTTCCCCGTGATTTTCAGGGGAAACGCCTCAGTCATTTAGGTCACACAGAAAACGGCGAGTTGCTCATGATGTTGCAACGCGCTGGCGTCAATACACAAAATATGCGCTTATATTCAGGTGATGAACCTCTTAAGGACTTTATCGCGGGTAAATTTGATGCGATGCAGGTCTATAGCACTAATGAGCCTTATGCAGTGCAGCAAAGTGGTATAGCAACTCGTGAAATTTGCCCAAAGCAATTTGCTCTAAATGTTTATGCGGACATTTTGTTCACAACCGAAGCCATACTAGAAAACCGTCCTGACTTGGTTAAACGATTTCGCCGAGCAAGTTTGAAAGGGTGGCGATACGCAATGTTGCATTTAGAAGAGTCACTCGCAGTGACTAAGGCGCGTTATGCTACCCAAAAATCGATGGCACAGTTGGCGTTTGAAGCCGAGAAGCTGAGGGAGTTCATAAAGGTGGCTAATATTCCAATTGGAAAAATGTCGACGGCAAAATGGCAATGGATAGCGCAGCTATATCACTTAAATATCAGTCAATTTCATGAACATAAGGCGCGTTTTATTTATTCTGAAGTGAAGAATGAACAATCCAATTTATCTTGGGCGCTGATTATTGCTGCCATTCTGACGTTGGTCTGTATCCCCATGTATATCCACTTAATTTTTTCTCGTAAATATCACCAACAATTACGCTAG